A DNA window from Nitrospira sp. contains the following coding sequences:
- a CDS encoding Glycosyltransferase (MaGe:77309299) produces MASSSILIVSLVDPATHPGGAGTYTRGLVAALQQGEHRFDVDLLGPLYPPSGPWRHVRQVMSLARSCVSTHPAKVLFTLRGEFRRRIREAVRVRRYAAVVINGSDMFWAVEELPSEIPILLVAHNLEHRVLAQQVSLYPLFSYLFEREVRKQRQYEIEAFHRAAGVIFLSADEMAWGKGQVPNVRALHVPPLFTAPPASRRHRVSSPLRLGYLADFAWWPNRRNWQWLTEEVLSRIHRPLQVHVFGRGSERLPVSDRVVLHGRVPDLATVWSQVDIMVCPTRAGAGVNIKVAESLHHRMPVLATTQAVRGFSCASGPGLVAKDNAEDWVAFLSSSEADQLACQAPSEELRGQFAVDRHAEILKHFIRETIRTTVFCSLPRMCPPSPEEVRQSVAPVGSAAVGNPATPVFEQDRCSKTGVSEEIIA; encoded by the coding sequence ATGGCGTCGTCGAGCATTCTCATCGTATCGCTGGTCGATCCGGCCACGCATCCTGGCGGGGCAGGGACCTATACGCGAGGATTGGTAGCTGCGCTCCAGCAGGGGGAGCATCGATTTGATGTGGATTTGTTGGGGCCTCTGTATCCGCCGTCAGGGCCGTGGAGGCATGTTCGGCAAGTCATGTCTTTGGCGCGCTCGTGTGTTTCAACGCATCCTGCAAAAGTGCTCTTTACATTGCGGGGAGAGTTCAGAAGGAGAATCCGCGAGGCGGTCCGCGTGCGCCGGTACGCAGCAGTCGTGATCAATGGAAGCGATATGTTTTGGGCCGTCGAGGAATTGCCCTCAGAGATCCCGATCCTGCTGGTTGCCCACAATCTTGAGCACCGGGTGCTTGCACAGCAAGTGTCTCTCTATCCACTCTTCTCTTATTTGTTCGAGCGAGAAGTGCGTAAGCAGCGGCAATATGAGATCGAGGCCTTTCATCGCGCCGCCGGTGTGATCTTTCTTTCAGCCGATGAAATGGCCTGGGGCAAGGGGCAGGTCCCCAATGTCCGGGCGCTTCATGTCCCGCCGCTCTTTACGGCGCCGCCGGCATCTCGGCGGCATCGGGTGAGCAGCCCGTTGCGCCTCGGATACCTTGCCGATTTCGCCTGGTGGCCGAATCGACGGAATTGGCAGTGGCTGACTGAGGAGGTTCTTTCAAGGATTCACCGGCCTCTCCAGGTCCATGTCTTTGGGCGGGGGAGCGAGCGTCTGCCCGTCTCGGATCGAGTCGTGCTTCACGGCAGAGTGCCGGATCTCGCAACAGTTTGGAGCCAAGTCGATATTATGGTGTGCCCCACTCGCGCGGGTGCCGGCGTCAATATCAAAGTTGCGGAGAGCCTGCACCATCGAATGCCGGTGCTGGCTACCACACAGGCTGTACGCGGTTTTTCCTGCGCCTCCGGACCGGGCTTGGTGGCGAAGGACAACGCGGAGGATTGGGTTGCCTTCTTGAGTTCGTCCGAAGCGGATCAGTTGGCATGTCAGGCCCCATCAGAGGAGTTGCGTGGACAATTTGCTGTCGACCGCCATGCGGAAATCTTGAAGCACTTCATCCGAGAGACGATTCGGACGACGGTTTTTTGTTCGCTGCCACGCATGTGTCCGCCGTCACCCGAGGAGGTCCGGCAGTCTGTGGCGCCAGTTGGCTCTGCGGCTGTGGGAAATCCCGCGACGCCAGTATTTGAACAGGATAGGTGCTCCAAGACAGGTGTTTCAGAGGAGATCATTGCATGA
- a CDS encoding Membrane protein involved in the export of O-antigen and teichoic acid (Modular protein) (MaGe:77309300), whose amino-acid sequence MMDGTARIFLAEMLFPLTALITTGFLTRKLGPHGYGLLALTLTTIIWVESAISSFFAKATIKFVGETDDWKPVGAMVIRLSLKIGLAAMALVWVLATPLSALLKEPDLAFYLRVCALDIPLLCIGQAYRNVLIGLGDYQAGAVARAGRWLVRMGLVVGLVQAGFSITGALLGVIGSSLAELLLSRWYLGEGMFSKHASVPFPIQRYGALLFLSSICLIFFNGMDLFMLKILGGTALQSGIYSAAQSLSLLPGLFSWAFSSLLLATLSRQLAEGQRDKARDLARDSMRVTMFFLPVAAIIAGASPEIVQVVFGSEFVPASPLLALLIIGAVSNVMLMVSITIMTAAGLPARTVLFTAPLVLLALVGHLIVIPRLGQQGAALVTVTVSALGASVALMSVYGLWKVWPPAGTLVRSLAVGLVVGAASWAWPTPGLLVFAKLMLLGIFSLFGYWLVGEFRHGELAAVRSMLFRKREPAQAA is encoded by the coding sequence ATGATGGACGGGACCGCCAGGATATTTTTGGCGGAGATGCTGTTCCCACTTACGGCTCTTATTACGACTGGCTTTTTGACCAGGAAGCTCGGTCCGCACGGGTATGGATTGCTGGCGCTCACGCTGACCACCATTATTTGGGTTGAAAGCGCGATCAGCTCATTTTTTGCCAAGGCGACGATCAAATTTGTCGGTGAAACGGACGATTGGAAACCAGTCGGTGCCATGGTGATTCGCCTCAGTCTGAAGATTGGCCTCGCGGCAATGGCGCTCGTCTGGGTTCTAGCCACACCGCTCAGCGCACTGCTCAAAGAGCCGGATTTGGCTTTCTATCTTCGCGTGTGCGCGCTCGATATTCCCTTGTTGTGTATTGGACAAGCCTATCGAAATGTGTTGATTGGATTGGGCGATTACCAGGCTGGGGCCGTTGCCAGGGCCGGCCGCTGGCTGGTCAGAATGGGGCTTGTCGTGGGGCTTGTGCAGGCAGGCTTCTCCATCACGGGGGCGTTGCTCGGCGTGATCGGTTCGTCGCTGGCAGAGCTGTTGCTGAGTCGCTGGTACCTCGGAGAAGGGATGTTCTCCAAGCACGCGTCGGTGCCTTTTCCGATTCAGCGGTACGGAGCGCTGTTGTTTCTCTCCTCGATCTGTCTCATCTTTTTCAATGGGATGGATCTGTTCATGCTGAAAATTCTTGGCGGCACCGCGTTGCAATCCGGTATTTACAGCGCGGCTCAGAGCTTGTCGCTCCTGCCTGGACTGTTTTCCTGGGCATTTTCCTCGCTGCTGCTGGCTACGTTGAGCCGTCAGCTTGCGGAGGGCCAGAGGGACAAGGCCAGGGATCTCGCGCGGGATTCGATGCGCGTCACGATGTTCTTTCTTCCGGTCGCGGCCATTATTGCCGGTGCATCGCCGGAGATTGTGCAGGTGGTCTTCGGCTCCGAGTTTGTGCCCGCGAGCCCTCTGCTGGCGCTCTTGATAATCGGGGCGGTCTCGAATGTCATGCTGATGGTGTCGATCACGATCATGACGGCCGCGGGACTCCCGGCTAGAACGGTGCTGTTCACGGCGCCATTGGTCTTACTGGCGCTGGTTGGACATCTCATCGTGATTCCTCGATTGGGGCAGCAAGGAGCCGCGCTGGTCACCGTCACGGTTTCTGCGCTGGGTGCGTCTGTGGCTCTCATGAGTGTGTACGGGCTATGGAAGGTGTGGCCGCCGGCCGGGACGCTTGTGCGAAGCCTGGCGGTCGGCCTTGTCGTCGGCGCGGCGTCGTGGGCATGGCCGACTCCTGGGCTGCTGGTGTTCGCCAAACTGATGTTGCTGGGAATCTTCAGTCTGTTCGGCTATTGGTTGGTCGGGGAGTTTCGCCATGGAGAGCTGGCCGCAGTTCGCTCGATGTTGTTTCGAAAGCGCGAGCCGGCGCAGGCGGCTTGA
- a CDS encoding putative Phosphatidylinositol N-acetylglucosaminyltransferase (Evidence 3 : Putative function from multiple computational evidences; Product type e : enzyme; MaGe:77309297), which produces MRVAFDFTAFIPQMTGIDTYLKQLVWHLAKVDRTSQYRIYHNHEDRYLFAEGLPENVSHASLSARPRPIRLASQQIFLPAAATLWGADVVHSPSFIMPYLRGMARHVLTVHDMTSFSHPQCHIALRRSALYRRMVLVSLNRADVVVAPSQATRQAILEFLPNLDPDRIHVTVPGIGEEFRPCDPASVRGVVARLALPDPYILYVGTLEPRKNIPVLVEAYRRLVEAGAIKERLVLAGKLGWGYEALLEQIQAPALRGKVHLAGYVSQQDLPALYAGARLFVYPSLHEGFGFPPLEAMACGVPVISTRSSSLTENLEAAAELVAPDDVVGLADAMRRLLSDDRLRAKRQSEGLEQARQYRWDQTARATVKSYQAAMNMARR; this is translated from the coding sequence ATGAGAGTCGCATTCGATTTCACTGCGTTCATTCCCCAGATGACGGGGATCGACACGTACTTGAAGCAACTGGTGTGGCACCTGGCGAAGGTCGATCGAACCAGTCAGTACAGGATCTATCATAACCATGAGGATCGGTATCTCTTTGCTGAGGGACTGCCGGAGAATGTTTCTCATGCTTCCCTGAGCGCGCGGCCTAGGCCGATTCGCCTGGCCTCCCAGCAGATATTCTTGCCGGCGGCGGCGACCCTTTGGGGCGCGGATGTGGTGCATTCCCCATCGTTCATCATGCCGTATCTGCGAGGGATGGCGCGGCATGTGTTGACGGTCCATGACATGACGTCTTTTTCTCATCCACAATGCCACATTGCCCTGCGGCGAAGCGCTTTGTATCGGCGAATGGTGTTGGTGAGTCTCAACCGGGCGGATGTGGTAGTGGCGCCTTCTCAAGCGACCAGGCAGGCGATCTTGGAATTTCTCCCGAACCTGGACCCGGATCGAATTCATGTGACCGTGCCGGGAATCGGTGAAGAGTTCCGGCCTTGTGACCCTGCGTCGGTCCGGGGTGTCGTGGCGCGGCTGGCGCTCCCGGATCCCTACATTCTGTATGTTGGGACTCTTGAGCCAAGAAAGAATATTCCGGTATTGGTCGAAGCCTATCGGCGGCTTGTTGAGGCCGGCGCGATCAAGGAGCGCCTGGTGCTCGCTGGCAAATTGGGCTGGGGATATGAGGCGTTGCTGGAGCAGATCCAGGCGCCGGCTCTGCGCGGGAAAGTACACCTTGCCGGCTATGTGAGCCAACAGGACCTTCCCGCCCTGTATGCGGGCGCGAGACTGTTTGTCTATCCCTCCCTCCATGAAGGGTTCGGGTTTCCTCCGCTGGAGGCGATGGCGTGCGGCGTGCCGGTGATCAGCACCAGGTCCTCCTCGCTGACGGAGAATCTTGAGGCTGCGGCTGAGCTTGTTGCTCCGGACGACGTGGTGGGGCTGGCCGATGCGATGCGACGGCTGTTGTCCGACGATAGGCTTCGGGCCAAACGGCAGAGCGAGGGACTTGAACAGGCCCGCCAGTACCGATGGGACCAGACGGCGAGGGCGACAGTGAAAAGTTATCAAGCGGCGATGAACATGGCGCGCCGGTAA
- a CDS encoding Glycosyltransferase family 2 protein (MaGe:77309296), protein MDMAPERMVDPETAGMGSGGSVPLSVVIATTKAWPEIQLCLESLHAQALAIGAEVLVGDGHGQGLPVDVAERYPEVKWIPWSGGSVFFLRELAMTQAAGDVVAVTEDHCTVTPEWCERMLAAHRNHPEAAAIGGVVENGATTRLIDWSNFLIVFGPFTAPIETGLQRTISLQANISYKRRVVPRTLSRLGMMEFLFNRTLCEQGEILIADDRLIVSHNQTWGFWGTFAAHFHNGRSIAGFRLQRVSWVERLIRLGGCAILPAYLLWVTQGPVIRKRRLLKHALASLPLTVLVVTCHAAGEFVGYLFGPGNSPRHLA, encoded by the coding sequence ATGGATATGGCGCCTGAGCGGATGGTGGACCCAGAGACGGCAGGAATGGGCAGCGGAGGCTCCGTTCCCTTATCGGTCGTCATTGCGACAACCAAGGCCTGGCCGGAAATCCAGCTCTGCCTTGAGTCGCTTCATGCCCAGGCCTTGGCAATCGGCGCGGAGGTGTTGGTGGGGGATGGGCATGGCCAGGGGTTGCCGGTCGATGTGGCTGAGCGCTATCCGGAAGTGAAGTGGATACCATGGTCCGGTGGGTCGGTGTTTTTCCTGCGCGAGCTTGCCATGACCCAGGCCGCCGGCGACGTCGTGGCGGTGACCGAAGACCATTGCACGGTGACGCCCGAGTGGTGTGAACGAATGCTGGCGGCGCATCGAAATCATCCGGAAGCCGCCGCGATCGGTGGGGTTGTCGAAAACGGCGCGACCACCAGACTCATCGACTGGTCCAATTTCCTGATCGTGTTCGGGCCCTTCACCGCGCCGATTGAAACGGGCCTACAACGAACCATTTCGTTGCAAGCCAACATCTCGTACAAACGGCGGGTCGTTCCACGGACACTCTCTCGACTCGGCATGATGGAGTTTTTGTTCAATCGCACATTGTGCGAACAAGGGGAAATCCTTATCGCGGACGATCGGCTCATCGTTTCGCATAATCAGACCTGGGGGTTTTGGGGAACCTTTGCGGCGCATTTCCATAACGGCCGGTCGATCGCTGGGTTTCGTCTCCAGCGCGTCTCATGGGTCGAACGGCTGATTCGGCTCGGCGGCTGCGCTATTTTGCCGGCCTACCTGTTATGGGTGACTCAAGGCCCTGTGATACGAAAGCGGCGGCTGCTGAAGCATGCCTTAGCGAGTCTGCCGCTCACGGTCTTGGTTGTGACTTGTCATGCCGCAGGTGAGTTCGTCGGGTATCTCTTTGGCCCAGGTAATAGCCCGAGGCATTTGGCGTAG
- a CDS encoding Glycosyltransferase (MaGe:77309298), which translates to MSTLSVIVVSDYAAGEEKSWEDLRCALRVWVEQEGMPADEFMLVESSRFKGRVPEDVAAMIPNLKILYVDAESSYELKNQAVEAATGDWLAIVDADCIPRRSWLRVLRAAIAEHPGAAAISARTLYPGRSRMERLLGLLSRSYLDPGRRGPTRFISGNATAFRRDIYQRHPLPVGMGAFASRIQSEAFLRDGATLLFDPELVVTHDFEGWPMERDIRRNHGYSTVITRLRDDRLPYAWLIRAGAMAIPLIVAGKTLDSVRDCLRCFRHYNVKLHELPLALGLTVVTHVLEIPGMWQAFRGEAIVGSQYR; encoded by the coding sequence ATGAGCACACTTTCCGTCATTGTGGTTTCCGACTACGCGGCCGGCGAGGAGAAGTCGTGGGAGGATCTCCGGTGTGCGTTGCGGGTATGGGTGGAGCAAGAGGGGATGCCTGCCGACGAATTCATGCTTGTCGAGTCCTCACGGTTCAAAGGCCGGGTACCGGAAGATGTGGCCGCGATGATTCCCAACCTGAAAATTCTGTACGTCGACGCCGAGTCCTCTTATGAACTGAAGAACCAGGCGGTGGAGGCTGCCACCGGTGACTGGCTGGCCATTGTCGATGCCGACTGCATCCCGCGCCGGTCGTGGCTGCGAGTGCTGCGCGCCGCCATTGCCGAGCATCCCGGCGCAGCGGCCATCAGCGCCAGGACCTTATATCCGGGCCGGTCGCGCATGGAGCGACTCCTGGGGCTGTTATCGCGGTCGTACCTTGACCCTGGGCGGCGTGGTCCTACTCGTTTCATCTCCGGCAATGCGACGGCGTTTAGACGCGACATCTATCAGCGCCATCCACTTCCCGTTGGGATGGGCGCCTTTGCATCCCGGATCCAGTCGGAGGCGTTTCTGCGGGACGGCGCGACTCTGTTATTCGACCCCGAGCTGGTGGTGACGCATGATTTTGAAGGGTGGCCGATGGAGCGGGACATCCGGCGCAATCATGGCTATAGCACCGTCATCACGCGGCTGCGCGATGACCGACTGCCGTATGCCTGGCTCATTCGTGCCGGCGCCATGGCCATTCCGTTGATCGTGGCAGGGAAGACCCTCGATAGCGTCCGCGACTGCCTCCGGTGCTTCCGCCACTATAACGTGAAGCTCCACGAGCTGCCGCTGGCATTGGGGCTGACCGTTGTGACGCATGTCCTCGAAATCCCCGGGATGTGGCAGGCGTTTCGCGGCGAAGCCATCGTGGGGAGCCAGTACCGGTAG